A genomic stretch from Leishmania donovani BPK282A1 complete genome, chromosome 36 includes:
- a CDS encoding centrin, putative: MINTAFSTADGRRLPRDLTDQQKRDIEEAFRVLDVKGVNTITPNDLKVALRALGYEPDKDAVRKLVAEMDRGGVSSNLVLSEFEDVMRQRFFAEDRDDEVDLAFPLFTEGKSDFISLDDLKRVAAEVGEDIPEDVLQEIIRECDVLDRDDRISREEFNKMLKSDK; this comes from the coding sequence ATGATCAacaccgccttctccaccgccgacggccggcggctgccgcgcgacTTGACGGACCAGCAGAAGCGGGACATTGAGGAGGCGTTCCGCGTGCTCGACGTGAAAGGCGTGAACACCATCACGCCAAACGACCTAAAGGTGGCACTGCGCGCGCTCGGGTACGAACCGGACAAGGATGCGGTGCGAAAGCTTGTGGCGGAGATggatcgcggcggcgtctccaGTAACCTTGTTCTCAGCGAATTCGAGGACGTCATGCGCCAGCGCTTCTTTGCTGAGGACAGAGACGACGAGGTGGACCTTGCCTTCCCGCTATTCACAGAAGGCAAGTCGGATTTCATCTCTCTCGATGACCTGAAacgggtggcggcggaggttGGCGAGGATATCCCGGAGGATGTGCTGCAGGAAATCATTCGCGAGTGCGATGTGCTTGATCGCGACGACCGCATTTCTCGTGAGGAGTTCAACAAGATGCTGAAGTCAGACAAGTGA